A window of Malania oleifera isolate guangnan ecotype guangnan chromosome 2, ASM2987363v1, whole genome shotgun sequence genomic DNA:
accccactttctctaaaatctcaaatggaccgataaacttaggtctaagtttacccttcctaccaaacctcataacttcttttaacggagctatcttcaaaaatacgtgatcacccacatcaaactccaaattcctgcggcgattatcagcataactcttctgtcagctctgagctacactgattctttccccgatgagtcgaaccttatcgtacgcctattGTACCATATCTGGATCCACAAttcaccgctcacccatctcatcccaatacaaaggagatcgacatctcctattGTACaaggcctcaaacggtgccatgccaatactggactagtaactgttattatacgcgaactccaccagtggcatgaactgagtccagatacccccaaaatctagtacacatgcacgaaacatatcttctagtgtttgtatcgtcctcttagtatgtctgtctaactgaggatggaatgttgtgctaaacaATAACTTAAAGCTTCTTAGGATCCGAAGTcaagtttttcttaattttatagGTCATAAGTGACTCAATCAACTCATCAAGTGTTACTTGTGTTAGATCCTTTACTTCCTTAATGGTGGTtgatttagcatgccatgactcTGGTAAAGATCGTagaactttttgaacattatcctccatagaataagttctaccgaGTGATTTTAATTCATTTGTGATCTGTGTGAACtgagtgaacatggatgtgataGATTCgccctcatccattttaaacatttttacTCATTAGTATGTAAATTTTAGACTTCTTAACTTAATATGTCCCTCATAAGTGATTTCAAGCTTATCTCAAATTTATTTACTGGTATTACAATCACAAACACGATTGTATTCATTGTCACTCAAAggacaataaagaaaattttggtttgaaagtTAAACTCAACTAACCTTATTTCGGTGTCCGACATCTCCTCAAGTTGTTTTGGTTCACCTTTGGCTTTTTGAATTCATAATCTCCTTTGGTGATGACTTgccacattttgagattgtgtgTTTGAATGAAGATGGTCATTTGATTTTTCCAAGCCGGATAATTGGAGCCATTGAACAATGGTGGCTTGGTCACGGATTGTATTTTGGAAGTGGTGCCcaccaaatactccatttgatcttatACACTCTGGATTTTACTCTGAAAAATGCAAGCgcctcactctgataccacttgttaaacgTCCCACCCAAgagtatatagagtcagaggggggtgGATGGACTCTTTTcgcatattttttattttgtttacaaaataaaatacttgacaAGATTCAatcaattatatcacaatataggtaaagtaaatcaagcacaaaacaaataaaataaggaGAATGGTAGAGAAAGATACACATAGggattttacgtggttcaacaTTAAGCCTACGTCTACGCCTTAGCACtaagtcaaggattccacaatccactataatctcCTTCACCGATGGAGAAAGCCTCACAACTCAAGAACAAGTCCATACCACACTCACCAAGAGTCTTCACCAAATGGTTCATAAAGAACCTTTATATCAAGATGATTGATTAAAACAAAAATGCTATTCAAATGAGCTAATATCAATTACAATCaaatcctcacactactctctgaAGGAATGAGTCAAACAAGATTTAAGAGTAAGAAAGATTGAGCACTTGTTAATGTATAACTAAAATACAAGGTGTTAGGTTTTGAATACACAATATATTTTTCACTATAAAACTTGTAAAATCACCAAAACCATATTAAACAAGTctaaggacttgtatttatagccaaaaacccttGCTAGGCGTTATTGGACCGTTGGGAGCAAATCCTAAAAGACACTAGTCGTTTTCTAGCCGTTGGTGCGTTGTTCATGATGTGCATAGTCGACGAGTGGggtagactcgttgacgagtcacccGGGCTGAAAACTCATTTTAGCTATTGGAattgctcgtcgatgagtgctaTGTATTAGTCGTCGAGTGCTCTATTTTTTTTCAATCTTAATAAGCCTCTAAATGAACTAACTCATGCTAAGACAAGTGCAAATGAGATATGATTGTTCTAATGATGCTTGTGGCTTGTCCAAATGAATTTCCCCTTcagtataagatatcttgtttataAAAACACATTTTAAAGTTCATttagatatcttatatgcttataTGCTAAGTTTGtcctttataaaaaaatatgcttgactttcttGAGGTTTTAGGACATAAAGCTCGTTTTGACAAAACCGGAACAAAGTATGTAGAAGTTTATAAAactaagatgttgaaaacttgttcatttaaaaacatattttgagtttatgattcttttgacaaacttttAAATTTAACTTTGGAAACTATGAAAGTTGAATTTGTGACTTAAGTGAGTtcttataaactcatgtgtcctaatatgcatgcatttgcttacttagaaatcatgtaagaaacaaaaccgtaagagttacaaaatgtactatctcaaacacaaatatcacggtaagagttacaaaatatattATCTCAAACACAAATATCATTATAAATAATTTAACAAAAAGTTTCCTTAGATGTGCTTGAGTCCCTTTCCAAGCGAGTGTTGATTTGACCTTTTCTATTTGACACCTTACTTGGTCCAATATTTACCTTTAATTTAGTACTTTATGAATTTGTCACTTGTACTTGTACCTAACATGTTTTGTAAAGATATAAAACATTAGAAATCAcaaataagttaatatcatcaaaacatattagtTATGATTATGTAATCCTAAAGctaatatttcattataattaaATGAAAGAGTAAAAATTATCTTATTAGgaataagattatttttaaacaCTAACACAAAATATTCACTTTCTCAataacatttaaatttaaatattttttttaataaaaaatagagACCTTTTGTAATTATACTATTAAATTACAAGCCACGTGGAGAAGCGGAAAAGTGCTACTATTTAGACAAGGCGGCGGGTGGGTTTTAGCTTGCTTAGTCACCGGCGGGAAAAAACCTCTTTGTTACAGGACGGGAGGCTAGGGTTTCAGAGGCTAGGGTTTCAGAAGTAGAGCAATAAACCTCTAAGTTACAGGGCGGCGGGAGGCTAGGGTTTCAGAAGTAGAGCAGATGAAGACCATATTGTCGTCGGAGACCATGGACATACCTGATGACGTGAAGATCAAGGTCAAGGCGAAGACCATAGAGGTTGAGGGTCCTCGCGGCAAGCTCACCCGCAACTTCAAGCACCTTAATCTCGATTTCCAGTTGATCAAGGACGAATCCGGCAAGCGGAAGCTGAAGATCGAAGCCTGGTTCGGATCTCGGAAGACAACCGCCGCCATTCGTACCGCCATCAGCCACGTGGAGAATCTCATTACCGGCGTCACCAAGGGCTATCGCTACAAGATGCGCTTTGTCTACGCCCATTTCCCCATCAACGCCAGCATCACCAATGGCAACAAGTCCATCGAGATCCGCAACTTTCTCGGTGAAAAGAAGGTAGGTATCTTGCCCCTATCTGCCTTCTGGTATCCCTGCCTTGATTCCTTTGATATACTCTTATGTTCATATGGTAGTGTTCTCTCTTATTTTTAGCGTGTTTTAATTATTGCTTGATATTTGGTCTCTCCCATTTCATTTGAAGTGTTAATACACAGATGGACAATCGCTCATGTGGAgtgcttttaatttatttttttcgcTTCTTCATACTGCAAAGTCCAACTAACTTGGAAATTCTCTAATCCTATGCTTGgagagaccttggatttggataagatgtaatataaaattgcattGAAATTTTGTTTAAATCTTCCCAAATTCAAATCCATGGTCCGAAAACCGTACTCCCAAACACAATGTAAGATTTAGCATCGCCTTGTCTAAGATTCTTCTTGTTTGTTCTCCCTTGtgaattttctttattttgtttatgCATGTGTGCTTGTGCTActtctactttttatttttgctttgcTCTTTTGTTGCTCAAGTTGTTGTGTCTTCTACTCTCTGTATGTATGAATTGAATATGAATGCTGTAATTACGCCTTTCACTTTGAGTTGTGTTTATTACATTTTTAAATAACCACCTCAGTATCCTTCACATGAAGATTTCTTGGTTGTTAGCACAAACTTCTTGTTTATCGATTGGTGAATTGAGCATGCGATTTGTAGAGGTGCTTATTTCTCTGTGTTGTACCATGAGTTATAGTGAAAACATGTGTTAAATATGCGTTCAGCAACATGTGGAGAGATACATTGATCAATATCTGGTTTCTGACTGGAGACAATGCATGCTAAAATGAGGTATAATCTTGTTGGGTTTTTTGGGGAGGAacctatttttttaattaaatatttcaagagaGGGACAGTAGCAATCGTTTTGTTTCAGGCTCCAtttgttggaaaaaaaatattgttggATGGGTTTTGATACTCAGGGTGTTGTTAATTTGGACCCATGGTTAGCTTGCTTCCTCAAGAGTGGGGTGCACTCTTCTTATGATTTTATTATTGCCACTTTTagctttctttcatttattgaattcGATAGTATCTAGAGAAACTCTGTTCAGTTGGCgcattttaaaatattgagaggaCTGTATTACCATCCGTGCTCAAGTTTTGAAAATGCAATTTGTGTTTACTTGAACTTTAATGTTCAATAAAAGTAATCACGTTATCTGTTTTTTGGGCCCACTTGCTCTTcttttttcccaaaattaaaCTTCCtcaaaaagaattcaaaatatcaTCTGGTACTTAAAAAGCTGCATCTAAGTTTACAAATTACAGCTGAAGAACGGAGAACTGACTAAAGGAGACAGGTTCAGATATTAAAATTAACTTTTCTTCAAATCTTTGGAATGCATCTGGAATGCCAGGTCTAGAATGTCTGTCAACCAccaacaaaattcaaattttaaggcTTTGATATGTGTGCATGAAAGTTTGAAGTGCTTgcaaagctttttttttttttttccttcttacaTGTTTTTCTTGATGACATTCACATGTTAAAGCATTGTTCTAAAATGCACGTACGCACAGATGTGAAATTCACATTTAATGTGTTGATGTGTGTATGTGTACCTTATGCAAAACATTCTCTTTTCTTCGAAGAGGATTTCTTGttgaaatatgtgtgtgtgtgtgtgtgtgtgtgtgtgtgtgtgtgtgtgtgtgttggggggGGGGGCATATATATTTGTGTTTGGTAGAAACTGTAACTTAATTTATGAAGTCTTTTATTTCTCTAAACCCAGACTGCTGATTTTCTTAAGTTTGTTCTTGTAGTCATGTGAGTGGTAATTGCATGTCTTCTGTTATCATGGTGGATTTCTTGATAAACTTTGCATCTATGGTGTGCGACAAATGCAGTTACTTCATTGGAAATATAAGTTTGTgatgtaatttttattttaaaatcaaatgctatTGGCAAACTGATTTgtagaaaatatatatttgttaataaatttagtattttataatttattagatTGTTTGAAACTGTATATTCTTGCATAGCTTGATATTACACAGAGAGTTTAGTATATAATAGTTGGACTAAATGAAAGGGTTGCAAATGCATGAAAACTGGAGTTTGTGTGACCATTTTATCAAGAATATGAATGATAATGCTTATTAGATTTTTCTCctcataaatataataatttttatgctttttatttatttatttttaaaacatgcATGCGCAATGCTGTGGCATGCCTAGACACGTGCTTAAACGTCTTGATCTGATCGTGCTTAAGAAATTACTATTTTTGCAGCTGTTTCAACATGAAGGATTCGGCAATTGTTGTTGGCTGTAATACAAGTTCTCACTGATATTGAGTAAAGTGTTATACCGGAATATAATTTGCAggcatttttttttgtttttgtatatatgtattctGGGATATTCCCCAGTGTAGGTAAATTTAAAGTTGTTTTAGGTTGTAAACAAAATTgttgttaaaaaaaattgtaaacaATTGTAGATTTACAGTATGTTCAGTGGATTTATGCGCCACAGGtatgctttattttttttttattggttgcAATCCCCCAAAGCGGATGATGCGTTCAATGTGCTTTACATGCATGGATGTTGTGTTAGCTGAAAATGGGACCTTGGTGTTTTTCGTCATCAGGTTAGAAAAGTGGATATGCTTGAAGGTGTTAACGTCGTGCGGTCTGATAAGGTTAAGGATGAGCTAGTATTGGATGGGAATGATATTGAACTCGTTTCACGGTCTGCTGCCTTGATAAATCAGGTCATTTCCTCCTTCCTTCCCTCTGCCATATGCATGCATTGGTCTTTGGTATAATTTGTATAGTCTGAActcatttgcatttttttttttcttttggttggGACAGAAATGCCATGTTAAGAACAAAGATATCCGAAAGTTCCTTGATGGTATTTATGTCAGCGAAAAAGGAACAGTAGCTGGAGAGGATTGAATTCTGAAGTAACTGGTATTTATGTTTAGTTTTAGCGGCGGTTCTCTTATATGATGAGATTGGCTCGCTTTTTTGCTCTATTCTGAAGTTTGTGGACAGTTGTCATGAGCTAGTTTCAGATTGGATTTTGCAATTTTGTTTTGAAGTTGGTCTACtctataatttttttgttttgttttgttcagagtcacaaattcaaattcaaggccTCAAATCCAAGGTCTCTCCAGTCCAAACATAGAGAAAGTGTATTGAGTTACAATTTTGGTTGTCAATGGACAGCAATTACTGATGATTGGCGATTTTGTATTTTCAGTGGGGTGGTGTTAAATTTAGCTGATAGTCCCAATCTTAAGGCCCCTGCAACCTGTGCAGTCTGGTTTGAAATTGTTCACATGTCTGCTATTGCACTATTTTTAGGCAAATTAGTCAATTTAACTGTGTATAAACATGGAGAATAGTATGTTGATTGTCAATCAAGTGGCAAGTCATTGTAAGGTTCACCCAAGAAaacagaaggaaaaaaaaaaaaagacttaataaatgtttgatattttgaaataaaatgaatTGTGGAATGTAATGAAAAATTGTATGGGAGTTTGTATGATTACAAAGATGAAAATAATTATAGGGATTTGTTTAATTAtggagaatatttttttttttgttttcttaaaaTTACAGGAAAATCTCAGCGTGCTTTTTAATTTTATTGCTCCTATGGcttagtttttagtattatttaCTTGTGATTatggtttatttttattttcttaaagaATAATTGAAGTTgtatcattttaaaattttgcaaTAGTGTTCTCAATTAGAATCTTGTTTGTCTTTGTTGGAAGAGTCCCTCTTGAAGGTGGAGCGCTTGAATTTTTAATGCAAGGGCGTCCTTTAATTGTGAGCATGATGAAGGAAATTGAAAGACAGTGATAGATTAAATTTTTTAGGCTATAGGGTAAAAGATATTtatctcttttttccttttttaaataaaataggtGGGTATATTAATACCTCAACACAGAGAGACTGATTGAGTTGTATATTTTTAGGAGGATGGCTAACTCCTTAGTTTGCCCTAAAATTTCTTATTTCAACTCCCTagctgattaattaattagggtAAGGAAAATATGAGGTGATCTCATTAAAGAGAACATTCAAGGAAATATGAGGCGACTTTAAGCACTATTTTCTTCGAAGAATAGGAGGTGCCTCACTCAGGGAGTGGCTTAGAGAACACGACCTGTTATTTGAAAGAGCTACTAAGTTTACTAAAAGAAGTAGGTTCGgtttcaaaaaaatcacaaatttttcttgggatttgataaaaagatacaAACATTCACTTAAAAGGCTCATCTTTTAACAAAATATAAGAGAAGATTAATGTCTGTTGTCAAATTTCAGAAAAGGTtcgtgaaatttttgaaatttcagtgtaatttttaaaaaattttgaaatcttagtggaaatttttattttttttactaaattttagGAGATAACACACCCTCCCTGCACCAATGTTTCACATTTTGTTCTCTCCAATATTAAAATTCTCTTTCCCTTGATCAGAAATTAAGATCTGAAACTGTTCTCTACGATTTTTTTCCCCCAGTATTAATATCTTAAATGAAAGTATtgcatgtaaaataataatttaataaaattttaaaataaatgaaaacagAATATATAGATAATAAAATTGATTTTACAACAGAATTGCACGTGTCTCATATCTAGtctaatttataaaattaatgacTATTctcatatattaaaataaatatattttttagttcAATAAGATGTCTTATACTGACTCATAATACAAGCGTGTGGTCTATTAATTGTATGCTTCTGCAATTTCATGTAGTAGTTTACAACTCCTCTTAATCTCACAATTATCCTATCACTTTTTTTGTGTTGTGTTCTCCAATTGAAAGCTGTAGTTTGAGTTATACAACAAAAGGTAAAAGGCTTCACACAACATAAAAGACATAAAAGCAGCTTTTCAAAGTAAAATTAAGACTGAATCCAATAAAGAAAATTATAATAAGAAGGCATTTGATTCATGGCCATGACATCTCATTACTCCGGTTTGTTTGATCATGGCAATTTGATGTAACGGGAATGTTCATATTCTTGTGAATGAAAGGAATCTTATTCCCATGAAAATCTTACTTGCTGGATTAATTGGCGTCATAATTTTGAAAACCTGCATTTCAAATTTTTCTCTCAAGAAATCTTCTATTTTATTGTGGATAAAGACTAACAAAAAAAGATATGAAtgataatatttgaatttttgaaactgTTATAGACAAGATTAATAGGCCTACTAATGAAGAGCCAACAATTATAAGACCACCATAACTCCCTAGAATAAATGCCCAACTTTGTAACCCCTGCAAACACAATAATGTACCCTATAAATGCTAAATTTAAAAGGggcatatttatttttttctagtaCTGTTGCAATATAAGCCTCCAATAGTCCCGGATTTAGGTATTAGAGTGATCCCTCGGAATACACCCCAGGTCTTTAAAGCCATTCCTGTTTGAATTTTTGCAGGCGGTCGCGGTTGAAGATCAATCCACGTCAGCTATTCAGTTTTTGGTAAGAATAGTTGACACCGTCTATGGAAAACTGGGAGGTTTTCCATTTGTGACCATGCCCACATCACCTAATTCCAAGTTAGAATCCATTGCAACAGATAAAAGCCCTTGAAGATTAAATATGGATGATTCTGCATGAATGCCCTTTCTTGTTGATAGAGAAAAGCACACCATTATGCATGAAGTTGGAGTCCCCCAAGCATGCACCTTCAGCTAGGCTGGCTTTCTCCATTGAAGTATGTTAAGGTGCACTCAAAATATTTGGCATACCTAATCTGACTTGGCAAAACAAGCCCTTTTCCATCAACACATTTTTTCTAGTTGTAGTAATCATTAGACTCCTCGGTCGTAGGGAAGAATTTCATAAAGTGGAGGAGGCTAGAAATCATCAATCCTGTCCTACCTGTTCTAGCCTTATAGTGCACAACCACAACATTTTCAATATCCTCCTTCAACCATGAGTATGCACTTTGACAGAATGATTTTATGAGTTGAATGGGAGGGCAATTATGATCATAGAATGGGAAACTAGCCAACTTTCCTTCAAATAGTGATGCTTCATACAGTCTCCCAGAGCAAAGATTATATACTTTGTGTTTGTCCTTGTGATGGATTTTAAAGAATTTGATAACTTCTTCCATGTGGTTCCAATGAAATCCCTCAACATACCTGAAAAA
This region includes:
- the LOC131147980 gene encoding large ribosomal subunit protein uL6-like, coding for MKTILSSETMDIPDDVKIKVKAKTIEVEGPRGKLTRNFKHLNLDFQLIKDESGKRKLKIEAWFGSRKTTAAIRTAISHVENLITGVTKGYRYKMRFVYAHFPINASITNGNKSIEIRNFLGEKKVRKVDMLEGVNVVRSDKVKDELVLDGNDIELVSRSAALINQKCHVKNKDIRKFLDGIYVSEKGTVAGED